A region of the Perognathus longimembris pacificus isolate PPM17 chromosome 7, ASM2315922v1, whole genome shotgun sequence genome:
gtcttgctcaacattatttgttcgagttctgtccGTTTCCCTGGGAATAAcactatttcaccattcctaatcactatgtagtattccattgtgtataggtaccatattttttggatccattcatctgtggaggggcatctgggttgtttccatattttggctattgtgaattgtgctgcgataaacatggaagtacaaatgtctttttgatattttgggacttgctgtttaggatagatgccttgGAGTGGCTGgctcatagggtaggtctatattgagcttttttttttttttttggtcagtcctgggccttggactcagggcctgagcactgtccctggcttcttcccgctcaaggctagcactctgccacttgagccacagcgccacttctggccattttctatatatgtggtgctggggaattgaacccagggcctcatgtatacgagacaagcactcttgccactaggccatatccccagccccctgcactgctttttttgcctagaattgctttggctattctaggtcttttgctgttccatatgaatttatggattgctttctctatttcagtgaagaatgtgactgggattttgatagggattgcattgaatttgtataacaatttgggcaatatggccattttcactatattgattctgcctacccatgagcatgggaggtctttccatctccttgtgtcctctttgatttcccttattagatttttatagttttcattaaataggtccgtcacgtcctcggttaagttgatccctaggtactttattctttttttgactactgtaaatggaattgtttccataatttccttttctgtttgtatattgctggtgtacagaaaaactgctgacttttgtgggttgatttttatcctgctactttgccaaaatggtttattaggtgtaggagtttggggactgaggagtttttgggtccttcagatataagatcatgtcctcTGCGAATAgtgataacttgatttcttccttgccgatgtggatccctttgatgtcctcctcttgccttattgctatggctagggattccagcactatgttgaaaagaagtggggagagtgggcatccttgtcttgttcctgagtttagggggaatgattttcgtttctctccatttaatatgatgttagcagttggtctgttgtatatggcttttattgttttgaggaatgttccatctattcctgttctctccaaagcttttaataagtatggatgttgtattttgtcaaaggctttttgggcatcgactgagataacaatgtgattcttgattttagttctgtttatgtggtgaattacgttgattgatttacggatgttgaaccatccttgtgactgtggggtgaagcctacttggtcatgatatataattttcttgatcagtttctggatcctgttagctaatattttattgaggagctttgctaTATTATTAATGATTGGCAAATGAAATATTGAGATGGTTTACGTCTTTTCCCATATACAACAGGTAAAGTCTTCCAGTTACTTCATAGTTGGAATAAAGAGATTTCATTGAATATGTATCCCTGTCAGTGTACaatgatatgtatgtgtgtgtgtgtgtgtgtgtgcgcgtgcacgtgcacatgcctgccagatgccagtggctcatgcctgtaatcttagtcacttaggaggctgaaatctgaggattgtggttcaaagtctgcctgggcaggaaaagttcaggagactctcttttttttttttcccagtcctggggcttggactcagggcctgagcactgtccctggcttctttttgctcaaggctagcactctgccacctgagccacagcgccacttctggccattttctgtatatgtggtgctggggaattgaacccagggcctcatgtataggaggcaagcactcttgccactaggccatatccccagcctcaggagactctcatctccaataaactcataaaaagccaggagtggtactctggctcaagtggtagtgtattacccttgagcagaagaagctcagaaacagtgtccaggtcttgagtttaagccccaggactggccaaaggaaaaagaagcaaaactctgtctgtgtgtgtgtgtgtgtgtgtgtgtgtgcgcgcgcgcgcacacgcacacacgcctaCTTTTATGTTGAATATTTGTGGTTATATGGTTTAAAAGTTTGGGATTTGTTTACTAGGAGGAAGCATCACCCTACTCTTTGGTCCACATCTGTCTGGATGTCTTGATTGCCAACCTAGAGAAATTATGTTGTGAAAGACCTGATGGAACACTATGTCTTCCAGAAAATTGGATTTTCCCTCAGGAAATATCCGATCAATTCCTTAGGAGGATGGCTTGTCAAGGTAATAGTACCCATTTATTTATAAAGCACTTTCCCGCACCTTGATGTacgatttctatttttatttcacattgcTCTTTTAATTATGTGAAGGTTGAGTCTCAGTCTTTCTGGGATTCCTCAATGGAAATGGTCTTGCTTCTAGGTTCATCCTGTTGTTGGCTTGGCAGGTAAcgaaaatggaaacaaagttcATTAGTATTCACTTATTTGTTCTGGTGTCCAAAATGGTACTGCATTAATCTCATCTCCCATTCTTTATAAGTCTTGAAAGTTTTTTTGgatgggatgtaactcagtggtagagtgtttaacTAGCACATTTGACACCGTTTGAGATCATGGATCAAAATTTCCCCACTTCAGAAGAAGaatgtttccaattaactaccaaaaagctgacaGTAGAGATGTCGCTCAAATGAGCAAGCAGCAGCCTTGACTGGAAATgccaaatgagagtgtgaggctctgagttcgaggcccagaatTGCACatacccagaaaggaaagtcctagctggatgctggtgagtCATACCTGTAACAagtttagctattcaggaggctaagatctgaggattgcagtttgaaaccagcctgggcaggaaagtctgtgaaacttttttttctttttttgttattgctcctggggcttgaacttaggtcctggatgctgctcctgagcttcttttacttaaagctgtactctaccacttgagcaatagctccacttcagttctttggtagtttattggggataaaagtctcatagacttttctgctcgggctggcttcaaaccactagcctcagatctcagcctcctgagtaggtaggattacaggcgcagcTACTGGTTCCTGGCTTATCTGTGAGACAACCACCATAGagccagacatggaggtgtgactcaagtgatagagtgctggctttgaggaaaaaagctcagggacagcaccctatcCCTGATTCAAGCCCGcaggactggcatacatacacacatgtgcaaaagtaatttataaaatagtaataatagcagTTTCTCTACAGTGTTAGTACAAAGAATACATGAGATATCTTAGTAAAGGATTTAGGACAGTGCCAAACACATATTTATACTCAATCTAGTcattagctcatgcctataattccagctatttaggaggctaagatacaCAAGGTGGTAGctcagagctagcctgggcagaaaagtctgagattccatctccaaaataataagcaaaaagctaaaCTGAGATggttgctgatggctcatacctataatcctaactactcaggaagctgagattttaggtttcagattccaagccagcctggacaggaaagtctgtgaaactcttatctccagttaactagcacaaatctgaaagtggagctgtgtggctcaagtgggatagCGCTCAGACCCCTGATGGTATATACACAAAAGAATACCCAACTGGAaaggtggcttaagtggtagctcAGCAGCTGAATGAACATGCtatgagcacaaggccctgagttcacagcctggtgtttttttttttgtattttttaaaaaatgtaggtggggctgggaatgtggcttagtagtagagtgcttgcctagcatgcacgaagctctggctgggttcaatgcctcagcaccatataaacagaagtggcactgtggttaaagtggtagagcactagccttgagtaaaaagaagccagggacagtgcttaggccctgagttcaagaagccccaggactgacaaaaaagtagttattattgtttttattattataatgaactctgggcctgggagctgtcccttgctcaaagctagcattctactatttgagccacagcaccacttccagccttattgtgattaattggagataggagtgtgacagactttcctgccccagctggctttgaaccattatcctcagatcttagcctcctgaatagctaggattacaggcatgagccattagcacctagtCAGTCATTATTGTTAACCAGCATGTACTTCATTGCCAGATTGTATCCTGCAATGGCATGAGATCTAGTTATCATTGCAAGTTGCTTCTGCTTCTCTTACAGGCAAGCTGACTAACAGAACAGCAAGTATTTTCCAAGGCAACCAAATGAACTTGAAGGTGCTCAGTATACCAAAAACTAAAATCTCAACGGCTACCTTCACAAGAGCCTTCTGCCATCATAAGCTCATTGAAGTAGATGCCACTGCAGTACACTCTGACCTTCCAGTCCCAAGCATTTTAAGTACACTCTGCAGCAATAAATGGATCCAGCAAAACCTTCGGTGTCTCCTGTTAGATTCGACAGCTGTCCCTCAAAATTCAAGATTACCATTTGGTCAGCTCACTGGTCTTCGCACTTTAAGTGTTTTTAATGTTAGCTTTTATAATGAAGATCTGGTTAACATTTCTCAGTTACCAATGCTGCAATGCTTGGATATCTCTGATACTCTGGTCACTAACATCTCTGCACTCGTCACCTGTAAGGATCAACTCAAGTCTCTCACAATGCATAATCTGAAATGCCTGGCCATGACTAAATCACAAATTCTTGAAGTCATCATAAAATTGAAGTGTCTTCTTCACCTCGATATTTCTAATCACAGGCAACTAAAATCAGACCTAGCTTTTCATTTACTACAGCAGAAGGATATCCTGCCTAATATTGTATCCCTGGATATTTCTGGGGGCCAGTATATCACTGATGGAGCTGTAGAATTGTTTATACGCCAGCGGCCTTCAATGAAATTTGTGGGACTCTTGGCTACAGATGCTGGCTATTCTGACTTCTTAAATGCAAAGCAAGGCTTGAGGGTGTGTTCTTATCTAGATAAgttttcttggtggtggtggtgggtgtgggtcttggactcaaggcctgggcactgtccctgagcttttttgctcaaggctagcacgctactgctttgagctacagcaccacttctggttttctgatggctaattagagatgacagtctcacagactttctttcctgcctgtgctagctttgaaccgcattcctcagatctcagcctcctgagtagctaggattacgggcgtgagctaccggcacccagTGATAAAAGTTTTACTTCATTTGTGATTTAACACTTTATTGTGCACTCACTATGTGACTGGTGGTGCAactataacttttttctttttcttttttattgctcatagggcttgaactctaccattttgagtcttagcttcacttctggtttttaggtggttaattggctatAGGATTCTCATGTACTTTTACTGCCAgggttgggtttgaaccatgattctcagatcccagtctcctgagtagctaggattataggcgtgagccactggcatcgggCTTGTAACTATAACTTTTAAGATACAGTTCTAGCTTATACATTTTGTAGACTAGTTCCATAGTGGTCAATACAACCATTTACACAGTACCTTCTAAGGACCAGATGTCATGCTGTGCACATTACTGAGCCTTTAATCTtgccattttagagatgagggaAAGGAAGTTACTTTCAGTCATGGAGTACTATTAAATGGCAGGGTTGAGACCTCTCTCCAAGTCTTTCTTACTCCAAACTTTGTTATTTTTAGCTCTTTTAAGAGGTAAACAtcacagctgggaatatggcctagtggcaagagtgcttgcctcatatacatgaagccctgggtttgattccccagcaccacatacatagaaaatggccagaggtagttctgtggctcaagtggcagagtgctagccttgagcaaaaagaagctagggacagtgcttaggccctgagtccaaggccaaggactggcaaaaaaaaaaaaagaggtggggaggaggtaacaaataatacCAAGAAATCAtggccctacatatgaaactgtaaccactctgtacatcactttgacaaataagtaattattattttaaaaaataccaaaaaagggAGGTGAACATCATTGATAAGGCAGATGATTAATAAAGCTAGTGCTATTTTGGGCCAAGATGTGACAAaaagccatttttatttgtaCCACAGGAAGaaagcctttttttgtgtgtgtgccagtcttggatcttgaattcagggtactgttttgctcaaggctaggactctcaCCACTTGAGTCAGCTCTGattagggctttttttttggtgggggtggggggctattGATtgggaggaaagagtctcatgaagttgcCTGCTTGGGAGACTTCAAACTATAATTCTTAACATcttggcctcctgggtagctaggattacaggcatgagttgcaGGTACCTGCCTGAGAAGCCTTTTAGTAGACATATGTTGTTATACCCGGTACAACCAGGGACAGTACCAGAGGGTATGGTTCAGTTCATTggtgtggattgaactcaggattatTTTTGGTGAGAATGGGTCTGAACTCATATCCTCATACTTGCAGAAAACTGGGTCTCATCCAGTTTTGTTTAAATTACATGACTTTCTGTGTTATCCTATATGAATGCTTAGAAAGCATGAAAACATTCTTGATTATTGATGAAAATTTTACCTGCTAAGGTATTATTCATTTGAGATCTTAGTTATACTAGTTATAGGGAGATAATAGTCAATTCTGATAAcatgtttcattgttttgttgttgtttgcacgatatatatatctgtatatctatatctatctatctataaacgagggaggggctggggatatggcctagtggcaagagtgcttgccttgtatacatgaagccctgggttcaattccccggcaccacatacacagaaaacagccagaagtggcactgtggctcaagtggcagagtgctggccttgagcaaaaagaagccagggacagtgctcaggccctgcgtccaaggcccaggactggcaaaaaataaaaaaagatgagggagatgaaatCATGAGTCTGTTAGGCTAATTTAATGAAACTAACCTTGAAACCACTTGGAATATTTAATTAAAGACCTATAtcaagggctggtaatatggcttagtggtagagtgcttgccttgcatgcaggaagccctgggttcaatttctcagcatcacatatatagaaaaagccagaagtggcgctgtagctcaagtgggagggcgttagccttgagcaaaaagaagccagggacagtgctcaggccctgagtccaagccccaggactggcaaaaaagacatagatcaaagccaggcaccaagtggctcatgcctgcaatctagtttgaagccagtaaaagtccttgagactatctgcaattgaccagcaaaatactagcctggagatgtggctcaagtgatagaacactagccatgtCTTTAAAAGAGCCTAGTAAGCTGGTAGCTGGTGGCTTtttcctgtaatcctggttatttTGGTTGCGATTTGAAGAtctcaaagccagctaaggcaaaaaagtctgagattcttatctccaagttagaggcatggttcatgccttgagcaaaaaagtgccagccttgaacaaaaaagccaattaGAAAGATAAGGACTTGAGTTCAGGCTTTGGTGTCTACACCAAGCAAGAAGGTGAGGTCCTGCGTTCATGCCCTACTACCaaggggaaaaacaaagcaaaacagtggCGATACAAAAGCTTGTGAATTGTATTTTTACCATCTTTGTTTTTCAGGTTGCTGGAGGAGTTAGTATAAATCAGATTACCGAAGCACTGAAACAGTACAGGAACAGGTCATGCTTTATGAAGGAATCTCTCTGCCGGCTCTTCTCAGAGTCCTTCTCAATGAATGTTTGTATGCCTGCCCTTTTAAAGGTATCCATGCCTCAGAAAGGCTGTGTTTATTATTACTCCTTACTTAGTTTAATAGTTTTCACAAAACCTAATTATAATATACCTTTATAGTTGAAAACGAATACTGTATAATAAGtatattatttgttttgtgtattgttgactttattattatttttgccagtcctggggcttgaactcagggcctgagcaccgtccctggcttcttttgatgaaggctagcactctgccacttgagccacagcgccatttctggccgttttctatatatgtggtgctgaggaatcgaacccagggtttcatatatacgaggcaagcattcttgccactaggccatattcccagcccgtatagTTGACTTTAGTAAATTATGTCCAACTACTAAGTTTTTATGATTATTAGTTTAATAGATGTTTATTACGGAAGATTTAAAAAACTATAAAGTATGAAATTAAACagtctgattttttcccccccaagtCCCAGGGCTTGcactagggcctgggtgctatcttttttttttggccagtcctaggctgtgaactcagggcctgagcactgtccctggcttctttttgctcaaggatagcactctgccacttgagccacagtgccacttctggccattttctgtatatgtggtgctgaggaatcgaacccagggcctcatgtatacgaggcaagcacttttgccactaggccatattcccagcccccgggtgctgtctttgagctgctTCTTGCtcttccagttgagccacaatgccacttcttgctttgtctgagtagtttacatggactttcctgccaggctggtgtctgagccaccagcacagtctGATATTTCTGAGATAACTATTGACTCATGTATACATGTTGATGTTAGTCCTTTCAGATACTACACAGTAATTTATATACCATGTTGAACAGTGAGTCAAGTACTCCATCAAGAAAGGAAGATGCAAGGCTTCCTTGCCAAATTATCTCTTGCTATGAACATCTGAGTTTATATAAAATCAATTCGAATAAAAGTTTTGGAGCcagatactgatggctcatgcctataaccctagctactcaggaggctgagatctccgcCTAtgcagtcagaaaagtccatacctctaataaaccacccagaaaaagccagaagtggaactgtggctcagtggtggagcattattagccttgagcaataaataaataaataagcaaataaataaataaaagaaagctcagtgacagtgcccaggccttgaatgcaagccccaggacttccatGGACATAAAAAGTAATTTGGAATTTGGTCAGAGGATGAGGATAACTGGATTGTAtgctatttcacttaaaatagttACTAATCCATTACTATGAATCCACCTTGCCTTAAAGATTTCTTGTGGATCATTAATGTGTTGATTCTTCAAAGTATACCAGTTGATTTGCTTCAAGAACAAAACCAAATTACTTGAGGTCAGCCAGTATTAGGTGAATAAAGTTACCAGTGTTGATGTAACTGAACTTTGCTTTGGTTTAGCAGTAATTTATTTTGAATGTAACTGAAAGTATtggatatttcagaaaaaaaatctttatccttttatatatgtatctttaaaaaaactgCAAGTAAAATTAATTGAACATGAAAGTGAAGTATCATATTATTACATcatcttgccaggcaccagtggctcacacctataatcctagctactcagaaggctgagatctggggattatggtttgaagccattttgggcaggaaagtccttgagactcttgtctataattaaccaccaaaaaagccagaagtggagctgtgactctagtggtaagagtgttagccttgagcaaaaaatctcagggacaacgcccaggccttgtgttgaagacacacacacacacacactcactccacATCTCTATTATTATTTGTAACTTCTTGTAGTTCCTTAAAAAATGTCCttggaagccaggtactggttggttcacacgtataatcctagctactcaggaggctgagttctaaagaagccagtccagccaggaaagtccatgagactttttatctccagtaaactcagaacagctggaaatggagctgtgacttaagtggtagagtactagccttgaacaaaagaagctcaggcacccaaggtcaagccccaggactggtgtgtgtgtgtgtgtggggggtgtagTGCTTGGAAGTGgagtgccggtggctcaagcaaataatcgtagctacttaggaagctgaaatctgcggctcattattcaaagccagcctgggtatctatgagacttttgtatctattaaccagcaaaaagctgaaaggtggggctgtggctcaaatggtagagcaccacccttgagcaaaaaagctaatcaagaacacaaggcctctgagtttaagccccaaataCCGGCACACACAAAAGGTATGTTTGGCCTGGGACATATAACAAATGAAAGGTGTTGAGTTCCACCCcagcacagcaaaagaaaaaacaacgcTGTTtgtttgtacatatacacaaactgGCTATTTCTGCAACATGACAGATAAGTGTTAACTTGTTTACATGGTCTATTTCTCTTATAAGggtttattttaagaaatagggTATAcgtctgatttgtgtgtgtgtgtgtctcctgcaATATGTATCACAGTGAATTAACTCAGTGGAGTTAAGTTGTAATGATTTAGTTTCACAGATGTACAGAAGTCACATAGCTAGTTAATGGTTGCATTTGGATTAGAAGGTATTGCTGCAAAACTGATGTTCTAAATAATAAATGCCAAGGATAGGGGAAAATTCATTATTACCTAGtaaggaaataatttctttttaaaaattgtttttttcattaattGTGTAGAGGCATTTCACTTTAATGTGTATACTATATTTTAATCACTTGGTCACTCTAAACAAATAAATGTTACCAACAAAAGCAAGtgtaaaacaaaataaggaaTGTAATATTGTCTTGTGCCAGTAAAACAAATTTCTCTTCAGCTTGTAGCTATAGGAATGAAGAATCATCCATTGCATTTACCAGTGCAGTTCACAGCTAGTGCTTGTGTCCTCAACTTAACCCGCCAGGGGCTGGCCAATAGAATGCCTGTTCGTCTGTTGTCAGAGGTCACCTGTCTACTTTTCAAAGCTATAAAAAATTTCCCCCTTTCTGAACAGGTAATTTGAATTAAATACTTGactgattcttttttatttttttattcactaccttattgactgattttttttttctttttggtctagtacttggttttgaattcaggacctaggcactgtcccttagctttttcatggaGTtgggctttaccatttgagccacagctctacttctggcgttttgctggttaattggggataagagtctcacagttttgtaGGCTTTGAACCAAAAGCCtaggatctctgcctcctcagctgctaggattacaggtgtgagccactgttagcCAGCTGTAATGACTCTTTAGAAGTTCAACTACAATATCAGAATATCCTACTTTGGTTTATAATCTTCGAACGTTGGAGGCTGATGCAGGAGActtaagtttgaagccagcttaggccaCATAGAGagatctgtctcaaaaaaaaaaaaagcaagtaacacataaacatatgAGACAAATCATTAGGAAAGATACATCTAACTTATGAAGGAAATTTAGATAGCACAATATCTCTTGCTGCAATATAAAAACATGGTCATACTAGGGTATGGTATGGTTTTGACAGGACATTTAACAactacaatatatatatatatttttttttgccagtcctggggcttggactcagggcctgagcactgtccctggcttctctttgctcaaggctagcactctgccacttgagccacagcgccacttctggccattttctgtatatgtggtgctggggaatcgaacccaggacttcaagtatacaaggcaagcgctcttgccactaggccatatccccagaccctacAATTCTTATAATGATTATAAGAATGTAACATGATAACAGCTACCAATTTAACAATTGGGTAATTTCTTTAAGGTGAAATACAGGTTGGGGATGTGCTTCGTAGAacaatacttgcctagcatgcccaaggccctgagttcaacccctaccATTGggataaaaaaaagtgaaactcaTACTTTATGTAATACTCAGACACAGATAATTCCAACATAtttacaaaaagaagcaaaacagctGGGCTccgtggttcatacctgtaatccttgctactcagaaggctgtaatcaggattgcagtttgaagccagccaggcataaaagtccctaggagactcatctccaattaaccactcaaaaattggctcaagtggtagagcactagccttgagcacaaagaggttcaaggacagcacccaggccctgagtttaacaccccccccccgccccaacaaccgaccaaaaaagaagcaaaagtatatgtatataaaaactaTGAATGTTCATAATACCTTCATTTGTGATCACAAATAGTATTTATTCATAATCACTTAAAAGTAATACTAATGGTATAGTTTTCTGGGATTGGTGTTTTCAAGATTGCCAGGAattggtgtgggggagggggacaatgGAACTCTTatataatagttttttttttttttttctggtggtactggagATTAGACTTACGTCCTCAAGGTTAGTAGGCaagttttaccacttgagatgTGTTTCCagtcccccccctcttttttttttttttgccagtcctggggcttgaactcagggcctgagcactgtccctgaataaaagctcaaggctagcactctactacttaagtcacagtgccacttctggttttttatttttatgtggcactaaagaatcgaacccagggcctcatgcatgcaagggaagcactctgtcactaagccacattccagccgtTTCCAGTCCCTTTTACCTTGTGTATTTTTGCAGTAGGGTTTTACTTCATGCCTAGGCCCAGTGAAGGCTATGATCCTCCACTTGTATTTACCAGGTTACTAGGGTAACAGGTACACATGATAGTGCTCAGCCATTGGGCACTatgagatgagagtttcatgaactttattatttaaaataaagctccagcactggggcttgaa
Encoded here:
- the Zyg11a gene encoding protein zyg-11 homolog A, with product MVYVFSHIQQEEASPYSLVHICLDVLIANLEKLCCERPDGTLCLPENWIFPQEISDQFLRRMACQGKLTNRTASIFQGNQMNLKVLSIPKTKISTATFTRAFCHHKLIEVDATAVHSDLPVPSILSTLCSNKWIQQNLRCLLLDSTAVPQNSRLPFGQLTGLRTLSVFNVSFYNEDLVNISQLPMLQCLDISDTLVTNISALVTCKDQLKSLTMHNLKCLAMTKSQILEVIIKLKCLLHLDISNHRQLKSDLAFHLLQQKDILPNIVSLDISGGQYITDGAVELFIRQRPSMKFVGLLATDAGYSDFLNAKQGLRVAGGVSINQITEALKQYRNRSCFMKESLCRLFSESFSMNVCMPALLKLVAIGMKNHPLHLPVQFTASACVLNLTRQGLANRMPVRLLSEVTCLLFKAIKNFPLSEQLQKNCLLSLTNSRILVDVPFDRFEATRFVVKWLCRHENPKMQTMAVSITSVLVLQLLPEQTSQLQGELLMAVKELLSLVKQKTTENLHDVTFLFSMKALWNLTDESPAACKYFIENQGLEIFLQVLKTFPESTVQSKILGLLNNIAEVRELSPTLITECVLKHIRSLLHSKDIEVSYLAAGILAHLTCDKKQWRFRDLQRTALLQDLHATIQNWPSSSCKMSALVTYRSFRAFFPLLGNFSQPEVQLWALWALYHVCSKNPSKYCKMIVEEEVLKLLYDTQEHSQVNPQVQKLAASILEDFRMHFMNYQRLPLQ